In Anaerolineales bacterium, the following are encoded in one genomic region:
- a CDS encoding glycosyltransferase family 2 protein, whose translation MSKAPVFSIVAPVWNEAASLPEFISRVSEVMQAQGESWELLLVDDGSTDGSADLITQAAKKDSRIRPVLFARNFGHQIAVTAGMDYARGEAVVLIDADLQDPPEIIPELIAKWRQGYEVVYAQRRRREGESFFKRFTASFFYRLINRITAIEIPLDTGDFRLMDRRVVDVLNQMREHHRFLRGMSAWVGFRQVGVPYDRAARFAGQTHYTLGRMIRLALTAITGFSFFPLQVATYLGFVTALLAILAIPVVIAVRLMGSAAFFGQATTLIAVLFFGGVQLISLGILGEYIGRLYDEVRGRPLYIVRQGPDDAAAKRPTAAKPRKKN comes from the coding sequence GTGAGCAAAGCACCTGTGTTTTCGATTGTGGCGCCCGTGTGGAACGAGGCTGCCAGCCTGCCGGAGTTTATTAGCCGCGTCAGCGAAGTGATGCAGGCCCAGGGCGAAAGCTGGGAACTGCTGCTGGTGGACGACGGCTCGACGGATGGTTCGGCGGACCTTATCACCCAAGCAGCCAAAAAAGACAGCCGCATTCGCCCAGTGCTGTTTGCCCGCAACTTCGGCCACCAGATCGCGGTGACCGCCGGCATGGACTACGCCCGCGGCGAGGCAGTAGTGCTGATCGACGCCGACCTGCAGGACCCGCCGGAAATCATTCCGGAACTGATCGCCAAATGGCGCCAAGGTTACGAAGTGGTGTATGCCCAGCGCCGCCGCCGTGAAGGCGAAAGCTTCTTCAAGCGCTTCACCGCCTCATTCTTCTACAGACTGATCAATCGCATCACCGCCATCGAAATCCCGCTGGATACCGGCGACTTCCGCCTGATGGACCGGCGGGTGGTGGATGTGCTCAACCAGATGCGCGAGCACCACCGCTTCCTGCGCGGCATGTCTGCCTGGGTCGGCTTCCGCCAGGTAGGGGTGCCTTACGACCGGGCGGCGCGCTTTGCCGGCCAGACGCATTACACCCTGGGCCGCATGATCCGCCTGGCGCTGACCGCCATCACTGGTTTCTCTTTCTTTCCACTGCAAGTGGCCACCTACCTGGGTTTTGTGACCGCCCTGCTGGCCATCCTGGCCATCCCGGTGGTGATCGCCGTGCGCCTGATGGGCAGCGCGGCCTTCTTCGGCCAGGCCACTACGCTGATCGCCGTACTGTTCTTCGGCGGCGTGCAGCTCATCTCGCTCGGCATCCTGGGCGAATACATCGGCCGCCTGTACGACGAGGTACGCGGCCGGCCGCTGTACATCGTGCGCCAGGGGCCGGACGATGCGGCTGCCAAACGCCCGACGGCGGCCAAGCCCCGCAAGAAAAACTAG